A part of Aricia agestis chromosome 13, ilAriAges1.1, whole genome shotgun sequence genomic DNA contains:
- the LOC121732950 gene encoding tRNA (cytosine(72)-C(5))-methyltransferase NSUN6 gives MDKTFLKEWLSEVPPFTTFRINSLQSFDSKNLEEYFHLQKQVLNVSEIPKYYFLKNDCLVVGRWPNGVEFGNINKEVIVDAACGASVLRGAHVFAPGVLGLPTNCKLDEIINVYCDMEGHCKRGLKIPYEGNKQYVGVGILKKLRCDLFDNGIAPSGIAVHILLPASRLPVINEKIYPTGQILLQNLPSIVTGWVVDPKPHELILDMCASPGNKTTHLAEMSGDKAVIIAIDKTEPKVARIVKNCEIQGVSCVKAYAFDSTKCFVRDSLNKLEPPFPANNFDKILLDAPCSGLGQRPQLNNKMSEKMLQSYKFVQRKLMAAAVEILKVGGELTYSTCTVTKEENEWMVAWVLEKFPFVKLVPAEPLKGGPGLSNCGLTDEQRIMVQRFGPIEDELRPVEDIYRNSIGFFIAKFIRTDFR, from the exons AtggataaaacatttttaaaagagTGGTTGAGTGAGGTTCCCCCTTTTACTACATTTAGAATAAATTCGCTGCAATCATTTGATAGTAAAAATTTAGAAGAATATTTCCATCTC CAAAAACAAGTCCTGAATGTGTCTGAAATTCCTAagtattatttcttaaaaaatgacTGTTTGGTTGTTGGGAGATGGCCTAATGGTGTCGAATTTGGAAACATTAATAAGGAGGTGATTGTGGATGCAGCATGTGGTGCATCAGTATTGAGAGGCGCCCATGTTTTTGCGCCTGGTGTCTTAGGACTGCCTACCA ATTGCAAGCTGGATGAAATTATTAATGTCTACTGTGACATGGAGGGACACTGTAAAAGAGGACTTAAAATACCTTATGAAGGCAATAAACAATATGTGGGTGTAGGCATCCTGAAAAAGTTGAGATGTGATCTCTTTGATAACGGAATTGCACCCAG TGGCATAGCTGTTCACATATTGCTGCCAGCATCAAGATTGCCAGTTATCAATGAAAAAATTTACCCAACTGGCCAAATATTGTTGCAGAATTTACCTTCAATAGTAACTGGTTGGGTTGTTGACCCAAAACCACATGAACTTATTCTTGATATGTGTGCATCTCCAGGCAACAAAACAACACATTTAGCAGAAATGTCTGGTGATAAA GCAGTCATCATAGCAATAGACAAAACTGAACCAAAAGTAGCCagaatagtaaaaaattgtgaAATCCAAGGTGTGTCCTGTGTCAAGGCATATGCATTTGATTCCACAAAATGTTTTGTGAGAGACTCTTTGAACAAATTGGAACCACCATTCCCTGCgaacaattttgataaaatactcTTGGATGCACCATGCAGTGGCCTAGGACAGAGACCACAATTAAACAACAAAATGTCTGAAAAAATGTTGCAATCCTATAAATTTGTTCAAAGGAAGCTTATGGCTGCA gcTGTTGAAATACTAAAAGTTGGTGGTGAATTAACATACAGTACCTGCACAGTCACTAAAGAGGAGAATGAATGGATGGTTGCTTGGGTATTGGAGAAATTCCCTTTCGTGAAGCTTGTACCAGCTGAGCCCTTGAAGGGTGGGCCAGGTTTGTCCAACTGTGGGCTCACTGATGAACAGAG GATAATGGTTCAGAGGTTTGGCCCAATTGAAGATGAACTAAGACCGGTTGAAGATATTTATAGAAACTCCATTGGATTCTTTATAGCTAAGTTTATTAGAACTGATTTTAGGTAa
- the LOC121732949 gene encoding cytochrome P450 9e2-like yields the protein MDTYNGTKQIIRFLLDDWKLLTTLTVTFFAYFYFTSTFTYFKERGVKYLKPVIFFGNLWPRLIAKESFNEFQLKIYDHFKGERYGGIFEGRRPVMYILDPDLIKAITIRDFDHFVNRNTLRSRAPRYLERNILNLKDSEWKSVRSVITPTFSSFRLKNMFPLMKDSAQKLLAYLEDKNGSVIDVKQVMGYYTLDTIGTCAFGIDTCFHKNFDSEFIKAAEDFNKMSVMKRMSLLLIFMLIPGLAKYFNISFFNSDSMKVLMPILQRAKAERRSSESKRSDFLQLLIDAAAKEQEEVNGHTELDDDTIDAQALIFLVAGYETSSTLLSFAIHTLAVQPEIQQRLREHVRDVTGGEDVTYDHLAELDYLEGVLLETCRIYPPFARFDRVCVKPYTIPDSSVQIGVNDVVAIPVPGFHMDPKLFPEPEKFMPERFMREEKNNRPGHHFLGFGAGPRNCIGMRFSMVSMKLAMCVLLRNYKFSPCSKTEVPLKYAKRSFVLKTETGIWVQLDKI from the exons ATGGATACATATAACGGGACTAAACAAATTATACGTTTTTTACTTGATGACTGGAAACTGTTGACGACATTAACCGTCACGTTTTTCGCGTACTTTTATTTCACCAGCACATTTACTTACTTTAAAGAAAGGggcgttaaatatttaaaaccggtaatattttttggtaatCTTTGGCCTAGGCTTATAGCTAAGGAATCTTTTAATGAGTTTCAATTGAAAATATACGACCATTTCAAAGGGGAGCGATATGGAG GTATTTTTGAAGGTCGTCGGCCAGTTATGTACATTTTGGACCCTGATCTAATCAAGGCTATAACAATAAGAGATTTTGATCATTTTGTCAATAGAAATACACTCAGGTCAAGAGCCCCAAGATATCTCGAAAGAAACATTCTAAATTTGAAG GATTCAGAATGGAAGTCAGTGCGCAGTGTTATAACACCAACATTCAGTTCTTTTCGCTTAAAGAACATGTTCCCCTTAATGAAAGACAGTGCTCAGAAGCTCCTGGCCTATTTGGAGGACAAAa aTGGGTCAGTTATCGATGTGAAGCAAGTTATGGGTTACTACACTTTAGACACGATTGGAACCTGTGCTTTTGGGATTGATACATGCTttcataaaaattttgattCAGAATTTATTAAG GCAGCTGAAGACTTCAATAAGATGTCAGTAATGAAAAGAATGTCATTGCTGCTCATATTCATGCTGATTCCGGGGCTGGCCAAATATTTCAACATATCATTCTTCAATTCCGACTCTATGAAAGTTTTGATGCCGATTCTGCAAAGGGCCAAAGCAGAGAGACGATCCTCCGAATCCAA ACGAAGCGATTTTTTGCAGTTGCTAATTGATGCAGCGGCAAAGGAACAAGAGGAAGTCAATGGGCACACAG AATTGGACGACGATACAATCGACGCCCAAGCGCTGATATTCCTTGTGGCGGGCTACGAGACGTCGAGTACGCTGCTGTCGTTCGCCATACACACCTTGGCCGTGCAGCCGGAGATCCAGCAGCGGCTGCGGGAGCACGTGCGCGACGTCACCGGGGGGGAGGACGTCACGTACGACCACCTCGCCGAACTCGACTATCTCGAGGGCGTCTTACTGG AGACGTGTCGGATCTACCCGCCGTTCGCGCGGTTCGATCGTGTGTGTGTGAAGCCCTACACGATCCCCGACAGTTCCGTACAGATCGGCGTCAACGACGTAGTCGCTATACCCGTGCCAGGGTTCCACATGGACCCCAAGTTGTTCCCAGAACCGGAGAAATTCATGCCCGAGAGATTCATGCGCGAGGAGAAAAACAACCGCCCGGGACACCACTTCTTGGGTTTCGGCGCGGGACCTAGAAACTGTATAG GGATGCGTTTCTCGATGGTGTCAATGAAACTCGCAATGTGCGTTTTGTTAAGAAACTACAAGTTCTCCCCCTGTTCCAAAACGGAAGTACCTTTAAAGTACGCCAAAAGATCTTTTGTACTAAAGACTGAAACTGGTATATGGGTTCAATTGGACAAGATATAA
- the LOC121732961 gene encoding NADH dehydrogenase [ubiquinone] 1 alpha subcomplex subunit 6, whose protein sequence is MASQALKVGTKNVRPVLSLNKAEARARVLNLYKAWYRQIPLIVKDYDIPKSEDQCRAKLKELFLKNKDVTDVRVIDLLVIKGQMELKESINIWKQKGHVMTYFKPTEEPKPHDFLSKFFSGLD, encoded by the exons ATGGCTTCGCAAGCCTTAAAAGTTGGCACCAAGAATGTGCGGCCAGTTCTATCCCTAAACAAAGCCGAGGCTAGAGCTCGAGTTCTCAATCTTTACAAAGCCTGGTATCGCCAGATCCCGCTTATAG TTAAGGATTACGATATCCCAAAATCAGAGGACCAGTGCCGAGCGAAATTGAAGGAGCTGTTCTTGAAAAACAAAGATGTTACCGACGTGAGAGTTATTGATTTGTTAGTCATAAAG GGACAAATGGAGTTGAAGGAATCTATAAATATTTGGAAACAGAAAGGCCATGTGATGACATACTTCAAGCCGACGGAGGAACCCAAACCCCATGATTTCCTTTCCAAGTTCTTTTCTGGTTTGGACTAA
- the LOC121733315 gene encoding cytochrome P450 9e2-like: MVILYFLLQVFISFVIENWLTFGLLTIFLIFYINHITKINHFKNRDIKYIEPNILVGNLWPRLSCKKSYFETQLDIYNHFKGERYAGYFEGSKLVLYILDPDLLKAVMIKDFDYFVNRVAMPSNKRKQYLNRMILDLKNDEWKSVRTLVTPTFSSFRLKNMYPLMQNSSRKLLGYLEKIDCSEVEIKEVMGYYTLDVIGACAFGIDSCFNEETNTDFIKAAKNFNKKSSISNALVKIALLLPPALLQHLNISVFNSDALEVLLGILKQAKADRRSSKIERSDFLQLLIHAAEKEQEEKKGSIDLDDETIDAQALIFLLAGYETSSTLLSFAIHTLAVQPEIQQRLREHVRDVTGGEDVTYDHLGELDYLEGVLLETSRLYPPFPRIERVCVKPYTLPGTNVRIEVDEILAIPVVAVNTDPNLYPEPDKFIPERFTRETRMKRPSHHYLTFGAGPRNCIGYRFAMLSMKLAMCVLLRNYKFSLCSRTDNPLEIDKAVSYLKVKNGIWVRLDKIN, from the exons ATggttattttatatttccttTTACAAGTATTCATTAGCTTTGTAATCGAGAATTGGCTAACGTTTGGTTTGTTAACTATTTTCTTGATATTCTACATCAATCATATTACCAAAATCAATCATTTTAAAAACagagatataaaatatatcgaGCCGAATATACTAGTCGGAAACTTGTGGCCGAGACTGTCatgtaaaaaatcatattttgaaactcaGCTGGATATTTACAATCATTTTAAAGGTGAACGTTATGCAG GATATTTCGAAGGAAGCAAGCTTGTATTATACATCTTGGACCCAGATCTTCTAAAAGCCGTTATGATCAAAGATTTTGATTATTTCGTCAATCGAGTTGCTATGCCGAGCAATAAAAggaaacaatatttaaataggaTGATTTTAGATTTGAAG aatgacGAATGGAAATCGGTACGCACTTTGGTAACGCCCACTTTTAGCTCGTTTCGTTTGAAGAACATGTACCCGTTGATGCAAAATAGTTCTAGAAAACTCTTAGGATATTTAGAGAAAATAG ATTGTTCAGAAGTTGAAATTAAAGAAGTCATGGGGTACTACACTTTAGATGTTATTGGCGCGTGTGCTTTTGGCATAGACTCATGTTTCAACGAAGAAACAAATACAGATTTCATCAAG GCAGCTAAGAACTTCAATAAAAAGTCTTCGATAAGTAATGCATTGGTGAAGATCGCGCTGCTATTGCCACCAGCGTTGTTGCAACATCTGAACATATCGGTGTTCAACTCAGACGCACTTGAAGTTTTACTTGGTATATTGAAACAGGCTAAAGCTGATAGGAGATCGTCGAAAATTGA GCGAAGCGACTTCCTACAACTTTTAATACACGCCGCAGAAAAAGAGCAAGAGGAAAAAAAAGGTTCCATTG ATTTGGACGACGAAACAATAGATGCTCAAGCGCTAATATTCCTGTTAGCGGGCTACGAGACGTCAAGCACGCTGCTGTCCTTCGCTATCCATACCCTTGCCGTGCAGCCGGAGATCCAGCAGCGGCTGCGGGAGCACGTACGCGACGTCACCGGGGGGGAGGACGTCACGTACGACCACCTCGGCGAACTCGACTATCTCGAGGGCGTCTTACTGG AAACATCACGTCTCTATCCACCATTTCCGAGAATTGAGCGAGTGTGTGTGAAGCCTTACACCCTGCCTGGAACCAACGTACGCATCGAAGTTGACGAAATACTAGCGATACCAGTGGTCGCCGTTAATACGGATCCAAACTTGTATCCAGAGCCTGATAAATTTATACCAGAGAGATTCACCCGCGAGACGAGAATGAAACGACCGAGTCACCATTACTTGACATTCGGAGCTGGCCCTAGGAATTGTATAG GCTATCGCTTTGCGATGTTATCTATGAAGCTCGCCATGTGTGTTCTGTTGAggaattacaagttttcactgTGTTCAAGAACTGATAATCCTCTAGAAATAGACAAGGCAGTATCATATTTGAAAGTCAAGAACGGTATTTGGGTTAGAttggataaaataaattaa
- the LOC121732954 gene encoding putative tRNA (cytidine(32)/guanosine(34)-2'-O)-methyltransferase codes for MGKTSKDKRDIYYRLAKEEGWRARSAFKLLQINEEYNIFDGVIRAVDLCAAPGSWSQVLTKKLRQNTTNPDDVKIVAVDLQAMASLPGVKQIQGDITKFSTANEIIQEFEGMKADLVVCDGAPDVTGLHDIDEYVQSQLLLAALNITTHVLKNGGVFVAKIFRGKDVTLLYSQLKLFFEYVTVSKPRSSRNSSIEAFVICQNYNPPPDYVPNMVNPLLDHKYCDFNEFTGQNRFIVPFNVCGDLSAYDSDTSYPLLLEGQTSYEYKEPVQSPIDPPYQQVLEQTKNMQLYN; via the coding sequence atggGTAAAACATCAAAAGATAAAAGAGATATTTATTATAGACTTGCCAAAGAAGAGGGTTGGAGAGCGCGAAGTGCATTTAAACTGTTACAAATTAATGaagagtataatatttttgatgGAGTAATTAGAGCTGTAGATCTGTGTGCAGCTCCGGGAAGTTGGAGCCAAGTCCTAACGAAAAAGTTAAGACAAAACACAACCAACCCCGATGATGTCAAAATAGTTGCAGTCGATTTACAGGCCATGGCCTCTTTACCTGGTGTCAAACAAATCCAAGGCGATATCACCAAATTTTCAACAGCTAATGAAATCATACAAGAGTTCGAAGGAATGAAAGCCGACTTAGTTGTGTGTGACGGAGCTCCGGATGTAACAGGATTACACGATATAGATGAATATGTACAATCACAGCTGCTTCTTGCAGCACTGAACATAACAACACATGTGCTCAAAAATGGTGGTGTATTTGTTGCAAAAATTTTCAGAGGTAAAGATGTAACACTTTTGTATTCTCAATTGAAACTGTTCTTTGAATATGTCACAGTTTCCAAACCGAGAAGTTCGAGAAATTCCAGTATCGAAGCTTTTGTAATTTGTCAAAACTATAATCCTCCCCCAGATTATGTCCCCAATATGGTGAATCCTCTTTTAGACCACAAGTATTGTGATTTCAATGAGTTTACGGGTCAAAATAGGTTTATTGTGCCTTTTAATGTTTGCGGTGATCTAAGTGCATATGATTCTGACACCTCATACCCTCTTTTACTTGAGGGTCAAACGTCTTATGAATACAAGGAACCTGTTCAAAGTCCCATTGATCCCCCTTACCAACAGGTACTGGAACAAACTAAGAATATGCAATTATACAATTAA